Proteins encoded by one window of Haliotis asinina isolate JCU_RB_2024 chromosome 6, JCU_Hal_asi_v2, whole genome shotgun sequence:
- the LOC137288051 gene encoding uncharacterized protein, with product MKKSRSLETPGKGDFRKPLELSPMNPEKHQNGFGQNETCNQHFVLDPEFAAVSGQPINIEPGHRTVSSGKNTQDLIAKAVPLGSAVDMYDKGTLTVMNSAADPNVKSDPNGSRADSDHQGICAITENNLYDGDFADLREAMVDNVVYDKVDLEREKESVQDESDTSPNNTKQVLTNNCEMIENDVYDGFPHVANENNVGDLTDGGLETSEGMVDNGLYDKFDFDRTEESLQDESDASPNHVKLAWKDGMVENDVYERGPPHLDDPVGSMADTDNPVGDLRDWGVETSEGMVDNGLHYKFDFDTERESLQDESDASPNHGKLFWKDGMVENDVYERGPP from the coding sequence ATGAAGAAGAGTCGTTCTCTTGAAACTCCAGGAAAAGGGGATTTTAGAAAACCTTTAGAGCTCAGTCCCATGAATCCGGAAAAGCATCAAAATGGCTTTGgacaaaatgaaacatgtaACCAGCATTTTGTGCTCGATCCAGAATTTGCAGCTGTAAGTGGTCAACCCATTAACATAGAACCTGGGCACCGAACTGTGTCGTCTGGAAAAAATACACAAGATCTGATCGCAAAGGCCGTGCCTTTGGGTTCTGCAGTAGACATGTACGACAAAGGTACACTTACAGTCATGAACAGCGCAGCCGACCCGAATGTCAAAAGTGACCCTAATGGCAGCAGGGCTGACAGTGATCATCAAGGAATATGTGCtatcactgaaaataatttaTATGACGGAGATTTTGCTGATCTTCGAGAGGCAATGGTTGACAATGTTGTCTATGATAAAGTCGACCTTGAAAGAGAGAAAGAATCTGTACAGGACGAATCCGACACTTCTCCAAACAACACTAAACAGGTTTTAACAAATAATTGTGAAATGATAGAGAATGATGTCTACGACGGATTTCCCCATGTTGCCAACGAGAATAATGTAGGTGATTTGACAGATGGAGGATTGGAAACTAGCGAGGGAATGGTAGACAATGGACTCTATGATAAATTCGACTTTGACAGAACGGAGGAATCTCTGCAGGATGAATCCGACGCTTCTCCGAACCACGTTAAACTGGCTTGGAAAGATGGTATGGTAGAAAACGATGTCTACGAACGGGGGCCTCCTCACCTTGATGATCCCGTTGGCAGTATGGCTGACACCGACAATCCTGTTGGTGATTTGCGTGATTGGGGAGTGGAAACTAGCGAGGGAATGGTTGACAATGGACTCCATTATAAATTCGACTTTGACACGGAGAGGGAATCTCTACAAGATGAATCCGACGCTTCTCCAAACCACGGTAAACTGTTTTGGAAAGATGGCATGGTAGAAAACGATGTCTACGAACGGGGGCCTCCTTGA